The Drosophila innubila isolate TH190305 chromosome 3R unlocalized genomic scaffold, UK_Dinn_1.0 2_E_3R, whole genome shotgun sequence genome has a segment encoding these proteins:
- the LOC117792931 gene encoding uncharacterized protein LOC117792931: MSEKPTVLILGGCGFIGRNLVTYLLKNELTQEIRIVDKTPPQMAWLNEQQTEAFADDKVEFCSANLINAASCKSAFAPHPTTNRGWDVVINCAAETRANQDDAVYKEGIYKLSINCANEAATQQVKRYVELSSGCVNSSEKTPLKEDCKLEPWTGVAKQKLKVEKELAHINSLSYTVVRLPVVYGIGDKRYLMPRIIIAAIYKYLGETMKLLWNDAMRLNTVHVIDVCAAIWQLAQSPKAAGQVYNIVDDSASTQGSISDLLVDIFDINVEYFGIVMSNLTKLYPSDTVGEINDKHMAPWAEICQRNDIENTPLTPYLDEEQLHHKHLYLDNTKLKDFGYVLQVPRLTRALLTEMIDDYVKQQLFPKSLAL, encoded by the exons ATGTCCGAGAAACCaactgttttaattttggGCG GCTGTGGATTCATTGGACGCAACTTGGTGACTTACTTGTTAAAGAATGAGTTGACACAGGAAATACGCATTGTTGATAAGACACCGCCACAAATGGCATGGCTGAACGAGCAGCAAACCGAGGCCTTTGCTGATGATAAAGTGGAGTTTTGCAGcgcgaatttaattaatgccg CCTCATGCAAATCGGCATTCGCACCACACCCAACAACGAACCGTGGCTGGGATGTAGTCATCAACTGTGCTGCCGAGACGCGTGCCAACCAAGATGACGCCGTCTACAAGGAGGGCATTTACAAGCTGAGCATAAATTGTGCCAATGAGGCCGCCACTCAACAGGTCAAACGGTATGTGGAGCTCAGCTCGGGTTGTGTGAACAGCAGCGAGAAGACGCCGCTTAAGGAAGACTGCAAGCTGGAGCCCTGGACGGGTGTGGCCAAACAAAAGCTGAAAGTGGAGAAGGAGCTGGCGCACATTAACAGTCTCAGCTATACGGTGGTACGCCTGCCCGTTGTTTACGGCATTGGTGATAAGCGCTACTTGA TGCCACGCATTATAATAGCTGCCATATACAAATACCTCGGGGAGACAATGAAGCTACTGTGGAATGATGCCATGCGTCTCAATACGGTGCATGTAATCGATGTGTGTGCGGCGATTTGGCAATTAGCCCAGAGTCCCAAAGCGGCTGGACAGGTCTACAATATTGTGGATGACTCAGCGTCAACGCAGGGCAGTATTAGCGATTTGCTTGTGGATATTTTCGATATCAATGTTGAATATTTTGGCATTGTTATGTCCAATCTGACTAAG cTCTATCCAAGCGATACGGTCGGTGAAATCAATGACAAGCATATGGCGCCCTGGGCAGAGATTTGTCAACGCAATGACATTGAAAATACGCCACTGACACCGTATTTAGATGAGGAGCAACTGCATCACAAGCATCTCTATTTGGATAATACGAAACTAAAAGACTTTGGCTATGTGCTTCAGGTCCCTCGACTCACACGCGCCTTGCTAACCGAAATGATCGATGATTATGTGAAGCAGCAGCTCTTCCCTAAATCTCTGGCGCTCTGA
- the LOC117790956 gene encoding uncharacterized protein LOC117790956: MAHNLKNVELKLQDVEVLTAGILAELVNGILDFLLFHRSQIPFVYKTYKYYIEKWDETDETENAEESFRNYQLQKQRFLAKETKKSISNMREIIRLAFKSSRAVKSLRFLFGNNTFMPAESYTIHIPHASISKYHGNLHAMPEGPLNQTLLGLLTCEELYTLWSTELKTTNVFLELELLTNESEQQRETLKLYPKDVLSQLPRSCKNIHLHLLHVNENASEELTCCKELVVYQDFNFLNLEPENAEESVCIDEIECNSGWWQSDIIVRGFRAPKYDLWSS; encoded by the exons ATGGCGCATAATCTCAAAAATGTTGAGCTTAAACTTCAAGACGTGGAGGTTTTGACAGCAGGAATCCTTGCGGAGCTTGTAAATGGCATTCTTGACTTCTTGTTATTCCATCGCAGCCAAATTCCGTTTGTGTACAAGActtacaaatattatattgagAAATGGGATGAGACTGATGAAACCGAGAACGCAGAAGAATCCTTTCGAAACTATCAATTACAAAAGCAACGTTTCTTGGCCAAGGAAACCAAGAAGTCTATTAGCAATATGCGAGAG ATAATAAGATTAGCGTTTAAAAGTAGCAGAGCCGTCAAGAGtttacgatttttatttggaaaCAATACTTTTATGCCAGCCGAGTCATATACAATACACATACCGCATGCATCCATATCAAAATATCACGGGAATCTACACGCAATGCCAGAGGGACCCTTGAACCAAACACTTCTTGGCCTGCTCACCTGCGAGGAGCTCTATACACTCTGGTCAACCGAGCTTAAGACAACCAATGTTTTCCTGGAACTGGAGCTGCTGACCAACGAGAGTGAGCAACAACGTGAGACATTGAAACTCTATCCTAAGGATGTTCTTAGTCAATTACCTCGTAGCTGTAAGAATATCCATTTGCATCTGTTGCATGTCAACGAAAATGCTAGTGAAGAATTGACCTGCTGTAAGGAGCTAGTTGTGTATCAAGACTTCAACTTTTTAAACCTAGAACCCGAAAACGCCGaagagagtgtgtgtattGATGAAATAGAATGTAATAGTGGCTGGTGGCAGTCGGATATAATAGTACGCGGATTTAGAGCTCCGAAGTACGACTTATGGTCCAGCTAA
- the LOC117789450 gene encoding cytochrome P450 307a1-like gives MSFRDLCNYIVIDSDVAPGPNPWPIIGNLDIIGRFENPFQGFGTLAEQYGDIYSLTLGHTRCLIVNNLDLIREVLNKNGKFFGGRPNFLRYDKLFGGDRNNSLALCNWSQLQQKRRNLARRHCSPKESTSYFTKMSTVGCIEIDHLMERLKNEIVPGQPIDVKPIINAACANMFYQYMCSMRFDYDDVEFKQFVRFFDEIFWEINQGHPLDFLPWLLPFYTGHLNRISYWSKTIRKFILDRVVNERELNVDPDEPDTDFTDVLLKSLVENKNMSRNTIIFMLEDFLGGHSAVGNLVMLALAYIAQNPNIGTKIQYEVDIISNNGERSINLSDMSEMPYTMATIFEVLRYSSSPIVPHVATEDTAISGFGVTTGTIVFINNYILNKGPQYWSNPDQFYPDRFLEEKSTVKNMKEDNRSSENEPTKFQLRKNLSHFLPFSIGKRTCIGQNLVRAFGFILLANILMRYNIKSHDLSTIKIKPASLALPADCFSLLLSPRI, from the exons ATGTCTTTTCGCGATCTTTGCAATTATATCGTTATTGACTCTGACGTC GCTCCTGGTCCGAATCCTTGGCCAATAATTGGCAACTTGGATATAATAGGACGCTTTGAAAATCCTTTTCAAGGATTTGGAACATTAGCGGAACAATATGGAGATATTTACAGCCTAACTCTTGGACACACTCGCTGCCTAATCGTGAACAATTTGGATTTGATACGGGAGGTGCTCAACAAGAATGGAAAGTTTTTCGGAGGACGACCTAATTTCCTGCGCTATGATAAACTGTTTGGAGGTGATCGTAACAACTCTCTTGCCCTTTGTAACTGGtcacaattgcaacaaaagcGAAGAAATTTAGCACGAAGACATTGTTCCCCGAAGGAATCAACCTCGTACTTCACCAAGATGTCAACCGTGGGCTGCATTGAGATCGATCATTTAATGGAAAGGTTGAAGAATGAAATCGTGCCTGGACAACCCATCGATGTAAAACCTATTATAAATGCAGCATGTGCAAATATGTTTTACCAATATATGTGTTCAATGCGGTTTGATTATGATGATGTggaatttaaacaatttgtgaGATTCTTCGATGAAATCTTTTGGGAGATAAACCAAGGCCATCCATTGGACTTCCTGCCATGGCTATTACCATTTTACACTGGTCACTTGAATCGGATAAGCTATTGGTCCAAAACAATACGTAAATTTATTCTGGATCGGGTTGTCAATGAAAGAGAGCTCAATGTGGATCCTGATGAACCCGACACCGACTTTACGGATGTTCTGCTAAAAAGTTTAGTAGAGAACAAAAACATGTCCCGCAATacgattatttttatgttggAGGACTTTCTTGGTGGTCACTCAGCTGTTGGAAATTTGGTAATGCTAGCTCTTGCTTATATTGCCCAGAATCCAAATATTGGTACGAAAATTCAGTATGAAGTGgatataatttcaaataacgGGGAACGAAGTATTAATCTATCAGACATGTCTGAAATGCCTTACACAATGGCAACCATATTCGAAGTCCTTCGTTACTCATCCTCTCCCATTGTACCCCATGTGGCTACGGAGGATACAGCTATATCTGGATTTGGAGTAACTACAGGTACCATtgtgtttataaataactatataCTGAACAAGGGACCACAATACTGGAGTAATCCTGATCAATTTTACCCTGATCGGTTTCTGGAAGAGAAGAGTAcagttaaaaatatgaaagaagaCAATAGGAGTTCGGAAAACGAACCGACCAAATTTCAACTGAGAAAAAATCTTTCACATTTTCTGCCATTTAGTATCGGAAAGCGCACTTGTATTGGACAAAATCTGGTCCGAgcatttggttttattttgctagcaaacattttaatgcgctataatataaaaagtcaTGATCTTTCAACAATTAAGATAAAGCCAGCCAGCTTAGCATTACCAGCAGACtgtttttctttgttattaTCACCAAGAATATGA
- the LOC117789419 gene encoding 26S proteasome regulatory subunit 4, which yields MGQNQSAQGGAGDKKDDKDKKKKYEPPIPTRVGKKKRRAKGPDAAMKLPQVTPHTRCRLKLLKLERIKDYLMMEDEFIRNQERLKPQDEKNEEERSKVDDLRGTPMSVGNLEEIIDDNHAIVSTSVGSEHYVSILSFVDKDQLEPGCSVLLNHKVHAVVGVLSDDTDPMVTVMKLEKAPQETYADIGGLDTQIQEIKESVELPLTHPEYYEEMGIKPPKGVILYGPPGTGKTLLAKAVANQTSATFLRVVGSELIQKYLGDGPKLVRELFRVAEEHAPSIVFIDEIDAVGTKRYDSNSGGEREIQRTMLELLNQLDGFDSRGDVKVIMATNRIETLDPALIRPGRIDRKIEFPLPDEKTKRRIFTIHTSRMTLAEDVNLSELIMAKDDLSGADIKAICTEAGLMALRERRMKVTNEDFKKSKESVLYRKKEGTPEGLYL from the exons ATG GGCCAAAATCAATCGGCACAAGGAGGAGCTGGGGACAAGAAAGATGACAAagacaaaaagaagaaatatgAGCCACCAATTCCCACTCGCGTAGGCAAAAAGAAGCGTCGCGCAAAGGGTCCAGATGCTGCCATGAAGTTGCCCCAAGTGACGCCCCACACTCGCTGTCGACTTAAGCTGTTGAAATTGGAGCGCATTAAGGATTACCTGATGATGGAGGATGAGTTCATTCGCAATCAAGAGCGTTTGAAGCCTCAGGACGAGAAGAACGAGGAGGAACGTTCCAAGGTTGATGATCTACGTGGCACACCAATGTCTGTGGGTAATCTGGAGGAGATTATCGACGACAATCATGCCATTGTATCTACTTCGGTTGGTTCCGAGCACTACGTCAGCATTTTGTCCTTTGTCGACAAGGATCAACTGGAGCCTGGTTGCTCTGTTCTCTTGAACCACAAGGTACATGCTGTAGTTGGTGTGCTTAGCGACGATACCGATCCCATGGTCACTGTGATGAAGCTGGAGAAGGCGCCACAAGAAACCTATGCGGATATTGGCGGTTTGGATACGCAAATTCAGGAAATCAAAGAGTCTGTTGAATTGCCGCTAACGCATCCCGAATACTACGAGGAAATGGGGATTAAACCGCCAAAGGGAGTCATTCTTTACGGTCCTCCTGGCACCGGTAAGACCCTCCTCGCCAAGGCCGTCGCCAATCAAACCTCAGCCACTTTCTTGCGTGTTGTGGGTTCCGAGCTTATACAAAAGTACTTGGGCGATGGTCCCAAGCTTGTGCGAGAGCTATTCCGTGTTGCCGAGGAACATGCTCCTTCCATTGTGTTTATCGATGAAATTGACGCTGTGGGCACAAAGCGTTACGACTCCAACTCTGGCGGAGAGCGAGAAATTCAGCGTACAATGTTGGAGTTGCTCAATCAGCTGGACGGTTTCGATTCTCGTGGAGACGTTAAAGTTATCATGGCCACCAATCGTATTGAAACGCTCGATCCCGCGCTTATACGTCCTGGTCGTATTGATCGTAAGATCGAGTTTCCACTCCCCGATGAGAAGACCAAGCGTCGCATTTTTACCATACACACTTCCCGCATGACCCTGGCTGAGGATGTGAATCTAAGTGAACTGATCATGGCTAAGGATGATCTGTCTGGAGCTGACATTAAGGCGATCTGCACAGAGGCTGGGTTGATGGCACTGCGCGAACGTCGCATGAAGGTCACCAACGAGGACTTTAAGAAATCCAAGGAAAGCGTTTTGTACCGGAAGAAGGAAGGCACGCCCGAGGGATTGTATTTATAA
- the LOC117789422 gene encoding uncharacterized protein LOC117789422: MSQDNSSDDETDFRAVNIANYERIQKKVAKINYADGIADGREQVFQYSFDQGYADGFRTGLELAKLQAFYDTLKAASIDENLAKENENFQRFKLAKPTDKTHFKYLEHQSEPLSVVSEKQKEYVDDLLERCVQSLKITTNLFKAK; this comes from the exons ATGTCACAAGACAACAGTTCAGACGATGAAACCGATTTTAGAGCTGTAAATATAGCAAATTACGAACGAATTCAGAAAAAAGTAGCAAAG attaattatGCAGACGGAATTGCCGATGGACGTGAACAGGTCTTTCAATACAGCTTTGATCAGGGCTATGCCGATGGGTTCAGAACTGGCTTAGAATTGGCAAAGCTTCAGGCATTTTATGATACACTGAAAGCGGCGAGTATTGACGAAAACTTGGCAaaggaaaatgaaaactttcaaCGGTTTAAACTGGCAAAACCGACAGATAAGACTCACTTTAAATACTTGGAACACCAAAGTGAACCACTCAGCGTAGTATCCGAGAAACAAAAGGAGTATGTTGATGATTTATTGGAGCGCTGTGTCCAGAGCCTGAAAATTActacaaatttattcaaagcgAAATAG
- the LOC117789421 gene encoding probable DNA-directed RNA polymerase III subunit RPC6 → MAAEVAQLLLAVIQGIPGGATNDDLSKALSDMPAATRVEGLNILLQQGGIEVLKKGEKLIYRAKDPQKKSALPKDADNEEKIVYSIVEEGGNKGIWIRDIRIKSNLNMTQLNKILKNLEIKKLIKAVKSVNASKKKVYMLYNLEADRSVTGGAWYQDQDFEVEFVDVLNQQCLRFLQMKREGAEKKRDGPLAFKQMSCCTVKDVHKFISDLGISKVNLDEDDLETILKTVVYDGNAERVLQSDGSYVYRAVNLPLPAPGLVQMPCGICPVIKNCSNCGDVTAINCQYMNDWLE, encoded by the exons ATGGCAGCTGAGGTCGCTCAACTGCTGCTCGCTGTAATTCAAGGGATTCCCGGTGGCGCAACAAACGATGATCTTTCCAAAGCATTGTCTGATATGCCTGCTGCAACGCGGGTTGAGGGACTCAATATTCTATTGCAACAGGGCGGCATAGAAGTACTCAAGAAAGGAGAGAAATTGATATATCGCGCAAAGGATCCTCAAAAGAAAAGTGCGCTACCCAAAGATGCTGACAATGAAGAGAAGATTGTCTATAGTATCGTCGAAGAGGGCGGTAATAAGGGCATTTGGATACGTGATATACGTATCAAGTCCAATTTGAATATGACACAATTGAATAAAATCCTAAAGAATTTGGAAATTAAGAAGCTCATCAAAGCCGTCAAATCTGTGAAT GCCAGCAAAAAGAAAGTTTATATGCTATACAACTTGGAGGCTGATCGATCGGTAACGGGTGGAGCTTGGTATCAGGATCAGGATTTTGAAGTTGAGTTCGTGGATGTGCTAAATCAGCAATGTCTGCGCTTTCTCCAGATGAAACGGGAGGGAGCCGAAAAGAAGCGGGATGGACCATTGGCATTTAAGCAAATGTCCTGTTGCACTGTAAAGGATGTGCACAAGTTCATTTCGGACTTGGGTATAAGCAAAGTCAATCTGGATGAGGATGATCTGGAGACTATACTAAAAACAGTAGTCTATGATGGCAACGCAGAACGCGTTCTTCAATCAGATGGATCGTATGTTTATCGTGCCGTAAATTTACCTCTGCCGGCACCTGGTTTGGTTCAAATGCCTTGTGGTATCTGTCCAGTGATCAAGAATTGTTCCAATTGTGGCGATGTAACAGCTATTAATTGTCAGTATATGAACGATTGGTTGGAATAA
- the LOC117790635 gene encoding zinc finger protein-like 1 homolog, which translates to MGLCKCPKRLVTNQFCFEHRVNVCEHCMVQSHPKCIVQSYLQWLRDSDYISNCTLCGTTLEQGECVRLVCYHVYHWDCLNARQAGLPANTAPSGHQCPSCSVEIFPTSNLVSPVADALKTYLAQVNWGRNGLGLALLSDEQNSQVRANAIAAAQAAVTNITKVHHHHHSAGERERMKSNGGADTSSPHSVLLMDAFNPPSSGDMHATSSRRPLLPRQSPIGGTDRDDNKYQRRTPAELFSRWTRRFYAPSSRPPWRRTWFLVLSGILAFIMFVYLMALLGRASGNDGLDDSWNNPNPNPNHYE; encoded by the exons ATGGGACTTTGCAAATGTCCAAAGAGATTGGTGACAAACCAATTCTGCTTTGAGCATCGCGTCAATGTCTGCGAACACTGCATGGTGCAGAGCCATCCCAAG TGCATAGTGCAATCGTATCTGCAATGGCTGCGGGATAGCGACTATATATCCAATTGCACACTGTGCGGAACTACATTGGAGCAGGGGGAATGTGTGCGTCTGGTGTGTTACC ACGTTTATCATTGGGACTGCTTGAATGCCCGTCAAGCCGGCTTGCCTGCCAACACAGCTCCAAGTGGCCACCAGTGTCCCAGCTGTAGTGTGGAAATCTTTCCCACGTCTAATCTGGTCTCGCCCGTCGCCGATGCACTGAAAACATATCTGGCACAAGTAAACTGGGGTCGCAATGGACTTGGTCTTGCCTTG CTTTCAGATGAACAGAACAGTCAGGTGAGAGCCAACGCAATTGCTGCGGCTCAGGCAGCTGTTACCAATATAACCAAagtgcatcatcatcatcattccGCTGGAGAGCGTGAGCGCATGAAATCAAACGGAGGCGCTGACACATCCAGTCCACATTCCGTGCTGCTAATGGATGCATTCAATCCGCCCAGCTCTGGCGATATGCATG CGACCAGCAGTCGGCGTCCTTTGCTGCCACGTCAATCGCCCATTGGTGGCACCGACCGTGATGATAACAAGTATCAACGCCGTACTCCGGCAGAGCTATTCTCGCGATGGACGCGTCGCTTTTATGCTCCATCATCGCGTCCACCTTGGCGACGTACATGGTTCTTGGTGCTCAGCGGCATCTTGGCCTTTATtatgtttgtgtatttgaTGGCGCTGCTGGGTCGTGCCAGCGGCAACGATGGATTGGACGACAGCTGGAACAATCCAAATCCCAATCCGAATCACTATGAATAA
- the LOC117790636 gene encoding uncharacterized protein LOC117790636, which produces MLKSTIVDTRVRLRPSQKVLTFLDAQKEHLLEVPPNVANILKKNGCKLPSNTRILKDDELSFKRPVIDTKLLDKLTAEIKDLPEKSDDAEASEEEEEQEDAQEPKPAEGSFLYLIDLHWLNDVLTKLRAKSITNIFLHELIESCELILPENELKPRNPELEARCQRLRQEQQNREYQKMTKNVDATLKNHPEDTIAYQLKSINKQIIAVAQFIFSVAAGFTFGFFGVNLMVGPLPFGFRILLGVIVALIIALAEMYFLAKKLHEYDEVLDAPKRKKPDLPKTSGVQNVKPHIE; this is translated from the exons ATGCTGAAATCAACAATTGTGGATACACGTGTGCGTCTGCGGCCATCGCAAAAGGTGTTGACATTTCTGGATGCACAAAAGGAACATCTCTTGGAGGTGCCTCCTAATGTGGCCAATATACTTAAAAAGAACGGATGTAAATTGCCCTCAAATACGAGAATCTTAAAAGATGATGAGCTCTCTTTTAAGCGGCCCGTTATCGATACGAAGCTGCTGGATAAGCTCACAGCTGAGATTAAGGATTTGCCAGAGAAGTCTGACGATGCAGAAGCAagcgaggaggaggaggagcaagAGGATGCACAGGAACCAAAGCCAGCCGAAGGTTCCTTTTTATATCTCATCGATTTGCACTGGCTGAATGATGTATTGACCAAACTACGTGCTAAgagtataacaaatatttttctacatGAACTTATTGAAAGCTGTGAGCTCATATTGCCGGAGAATGAGCTAAAGCCACGGAATCCTGAGTTGGAGGCACGTTGCCAGCGCCTACGACAGGAGCAACAAAATCGGGAATACCAAAAGATGACCAAAAATGTCGATGCGACCCTTAAAAATCATCCCGAGGACACCATTGCCTATCAAT TAAAAAGCATCAATAAGCAGATTATTGCCGTTGCCCAGTTCATCTTTTCCGTAGCTGCAGGATTTACATTTGGTTTCTTTGGCGTAAATTTGATGGTTGGTCCTTTGCCCTTTGGATTCCGAATCCTGTTGGGCGTCATTGTAGCTCTGATTATAGCCCTGGCCGAGATGTACTTCCTGGCCAAGAAGTTGCATGAGTACGACGAGGTTTTGGATGCACCCAAGCGCAAAAAACCAGATTTGCCCAAAACAAGCGGAGTGCAGAATGTCAAACCGCATATTGAATAg
- the LOC117790637 gene encoding biogenesis of lysosome-related organelles complex 1 subunit 5 — MISQVGRELYKVPHRILDHRVFINGEIETFLENFEVKRNDSEVETLFQVTEIVGSLKYDLSERCIALGNQNLCQFATEVNNLLSSVEVLLEKAKVERPPSARLQEARRAREQRKQEFLENLQHGYQRIDNSFEEKEEEIAELYSDLQLKLNVTK, encoded by the exons atgataagcCAAGTTGGACGAG AGTTGTACAAAGTGCCGCATCGCATTTTAGATCATCGCGTATTTATTAACGGCGAAATCGAAACATTTCTCGAAAATTTCGAAGTTAAACGCAACGACAGCGAAGTTGAGACACTTTTCCAAGTCACCGAAATTGTTGGCTCACTTAAATACGATCTATCGGAGCGGTGTATAGCGTTAGGTAACCAAAACCTCTGTCAATTCGCTACAGAAGTTAACAATTTACTGAGCAGTGTCGAAGTGCTGCTAGAGAAAGCCAAAGTTGAACGTCCC CCCAGCGCACGTCTACAAGAGGCGAGACGGGCACGTGAGCAACGCAAACAGGAATTTCTAGAGAATCTGCAGCACGGCTATCAGCGCATTGATAACTCATtcgaggagaaggaggaggaaaTTGCCGAACTCTACTCGGACCTGCAGCTAAAGCTCAACGTTACCAAGTAA